A DNA window from Ranitomeya imitator isolate aRanImi1 chromosome 2, aRanImi1.pri, whole genome shotgun sequence contains the following coding sequences:
- the LOC138661845 gene encoding immortalization up-regulated protein-like, whose translation MDFNLSAAVDPKKVEDAKKHGHGDVKHGHKHGDHGHKHGDHGHKHGDHGHGGGHKGEHGHSSDSSDSSSSSGSDCEKGKAHGEGHEHKKKDKKLHKEKKPKDKKDKKDKKEKSEKKH comes from the exons ATGGACTTCAATCTGTCTGCAG CAGTCGACCCAAAGAAAGTCGAGGACGCTAAAAAGCATGGACACGGTGACGTGAAGCACGGCCATAAGCATGGAGACCACGGCCATAAGCATGGAGACCACGGCCATAAGCATGGAGACCATGGCCATGGAGGAGGCCACAAG GGCGAGCACGGCCATTCCAGCGACTCCAGTGATTCCAGCAGCTCAAGTGGAAGCGACTGCGAAAAAGGAAAG GCACATGGGGAAGGCCATGAGCATAAGAAGAAGGACAAGAAATTACATAAGGAGAAAAAACCCAAAGATAAGAAAGATAAGAAAGACAAGAAAGAAAAATCTGAGAAGAAACATTAA